In one Populus nigra chromosome 12, ddPopNigr1.1, whole genome shotgun sequence genomic region, the following are encoded:
- the LOC133669868 gene encoding protein AUXIN RESPONSE 4 produces the protein MAIITEEPEIQPQNDREPTEEPTSPSKDPKRKPKPKPMTQTKPQTQAQTQTQINPFVFWFYFTVSVSLVTFLAVGLSSLYSNPDPKSFFLSLSTPLRQHYSKGRTIKVQLAQNQPSSEVFVLESGRRDFVSEKVVIVHGLGLSSFSFRKVLDLLGSKGVHGVVFDLPGNGFSDKFMEASEERGNGVFERFKDAYALIKEKGIFWAFDNMVETGQIPYEEIVSHYSEKKSVVKPIVLGSEEMGLVLGQVIETLGLAPVHLVLHDSSLGMVANWVLKNSESIRSVTLVDTGLRPALPLCVLEVPVVREVVLGVNFVYEWLIRMCCSRGIGGLDVAAHRMMLNGRDGRRAVVATGKKLNSSFDIAEWGGLDGVKGIPMQVVWCSGWSKEWNEEGRKVADALPQAKFVTHTGGRWPQENAADELAENIVKFVSSLPKSVRRVEEEPIPEHIQKMLDEAKDGHHHHHGHGGHGHHDGHGHAQTHGAGYMDAYGLGHGWGS, from the exons ATGGCCATAATCACAGAGGAACCAGAAATACAACCTCAAAATGACCGAGAACCAACAGAGGAACCAACTTCACCTTCTAAAGATCCAAAACGAAAGCCAAAACCAAAGCCAATGACACAAACTAAACCACAAACACAAGCACAGACACAGACACAGATCAAcccttttgttttctggttCTATTTCACTGTCTCAGTCTCACTTGTCACTTTTTTAGCTGTTGGTTTGTCCTCTCTCTATTCAAATCCAGACCCCAAAAGTTTCTTCCTTTCCCTCTCCACCCCACTACGCCAACACTACTCAAAGGGGCGTACAATTAAAGTCCAACTGGCTCAAAACCAGCCATCAAGTGAGGTTTTTGTGTTAGAGAGTGGTCGAAGAGATTTTGTGAGTGAAAAAGTTGTGATTGTTCATGGGTTGGGTCtaagttcattttcttttaggaAAGTTTTAGACCTTTTGGGTTCAAAAGGGGTTCATGGGGTTGTGTTTGATTTACCTGGAAATGGGTTTTCTGATAAGTTTATGGAAGCTAGTGAAGAGAGAGGAAATGGAGTTTTCGAGAGGTTTAAGGACGCCTATGCACTGATTAAAGAAAAGGGGATTTTTTGGGCTTTTGATAACATGGTTGAAACTGGACAGATTCCGTATGAGGAGATTGTGTCTCATTATAGTGAAAAAAAGAGTGTTGTTAAGCCTATTGTATTGGGTAGTGAAGAGATGGGCTTGGTTTTAGGCCAAGTGATTGAGACATTGGGGTTAGCTCCTGTGCATTTGGTTTTGCACGATTCGAGTTTAGGAATGGTGGCGAATTGGGTTTTGAAGAATTCAGAATCGATTAGGAGTGTGACTCTGGTTGATACAGGGTTGAGGCCGGCTTTGCCTTTGTGTGTTTTGGAAGTGCCAGTGGTCAGAGAGGTTGTTTTAGGCGTTAATTTTGTGTACGAATGGTTGATTAGAATGTGTTGCTCAAGGGGGATTGGTGGTTTGGATGTGGCGGCACATAGAATGATGTTGAATGGGAGGGATGGGAGGAGAGCTGTTGTGGCTACAGGCAAGAAATTGAATTCAAGTTTTGATATTGCAGAATGGGGTGGTTTGGATGGGGTAAAGGGAATCCCAATGCAGGTTGTTTGGTGTAGTGGTTGGTCAAAGGAATGGAACGAGGAGGGACGTAAGGTAGCCGATGCGCTTCCACAGGCCAAATTTGTCACACACACTGGTGGGCGCTGGCCTCAG GAAAATGCTGCTGATGAGCTAGCTGAGaatattgttaaatttgtttCCTCCTTGCCAAAATCAGTTAGGCGAGTTGAAGAAGAACCTATTCCGGAGCATATACAGAAAATGCTTGACGAGGCAAAGGATGGTCATCACCACCATCACGGCCATGGTGGTCACGGCCATCATGATGGTCATGGTCATGCTCAGACTCATGGAGCTGGTTACATGGATGCATATGGGCTTGGTCATGGATGGGGCAGTTGA
- the LOC133669918 gene encoding F-box protein At1g55000-like produces MDGTDSLFYYYPLPKKKPPVSPSPCPTDHQIPTTITNANTDTTTTKTTTATTKNATINNNNNKNSFPFYKPIEIKERDFLFNYNPFHTHKAAPTSFSLDSPPTNTKTTKKMDSHVLLEVFTCRDTLIMILRKLGARDLARASCVCKLWRDMASGDEIVRPAFMEPWKLKDIVGKPVSGSFWRDSGIWKFAISHKIVKGDSVASLAVKYSVQVMDIKRINNMTSDHGIYSRERLLIPIINPNLLINETCYIELDTYAKREVAVLYPEGKPDEKLMSKGSSSDHGKRRVIDSLKRSMQVDDGTAQYYWSISNGDPRAALTEFSADLRWERDAGLG; encoded by the exons ATGGATGGCACGGACTCCCTTTTCTACTATTACCCTCTTCCCAAAAAGAAGCCCCCGGTTTCTCCCTCTCCCTGCCCAACTGACCATCAAATCCCAACCACCATCACTAACGCCAACACCGACACAACTACAACCAAAACCACCACAGCAACCACCAAAAACGCcaccatcaacaacaacaacaacaaaaactcatTTCCCTTTTACAAACCAATAGAAATTAAAGAGAGAGATTTTCTCTTCAATTACAACCCTTTTCACACACACAAGGCTGCCCCCACATCTTTCTCTCTCGATTCACCCCCCACCAATACCAAAACCACCAAGAAAATGGACTCGCACGTGCTTCTTGAAGTCTTCACTTGCAGGGATACACTAATTATGATCTTACGAAAGCTTGGAGCTCGAGACTTGGCACGTGCAAGCTGTGTTTGCAAGCTGTGGAGAGATATGGCTTCTGGTGATGAGATTGTGAGGCCTGCTTTTATGGAACCATGGAAGTTGAAGGATATAGTGGGGAAGCCCGTGTCTGGAAGTTTTTGGAGAGATAGTGGGATTTGGAAGTTTGCTATTTCACATAAGATTGTTAAAGGGGATTCTGTTGCTAGTCTTGCTGTTAAGTATTCTGTTCAG GTCATGGATATAAAACGGATAAATAACATGACGAGTGACCATGGCATATATTCAAGGGAGAGGTTGTTGATCCCCATAATCAATCCAAACCTTCTCATAAATGAGACATGCTACATAGAGTTGGATACCTATGCGAAAAGAGAAGTGGCAGTATTATATCCAGAAGGCAAGCCTGATGAAAAGCTAATGTCAAAGGGATCATCCTCTGACCATGGCAAAAGAAGGGTTATTGATTCCTTGAAGAGAAGCATGCAAGTTGATGATGGAACTGCTCAATACTACTGGTCTATTTCAAATGGTGACCCTCGAGCTGCACTCACAGAATTTTCAGCAGACCTTAGGTGGGAGAGGGATGCAGGGCTGGGCTAG
- the LOC133669339 gene encoding vacuole membrane protein KMS1-like produces METPKTQQQYINDLSISRIREKQRQELENLTLSTQPIKTLTYFVLAIVQCLQRLFAKSGWLLLLISAFIGSIGILVITTGSPYQEHVHEVVNYLRFGLWWLALGVASSIGLGSGLHTFVLYLGPHIALFTIKAVQCGRVDIKSSVYDTIQLYSGPSWLDRNCAAFGPPMYSSLEGSRIPLTSILPQIQLEAVLWGIGTALGELPPYFISRAASMSGSKLEVMKEFESFSAEDHNTVMATHMKQIKNWLLSHSQYLNFFSILVLASVPNPLFDLAGILCGQFGVPFWKFFLATLIGKAIIKTHIQTAFIISVCNHQLLDLIENELIRLLSFVPGLATALPKLIAKLQIIRNKYMAPTPPVSNVEVKKWDFSFASIWNTVIWLMLISFFFKIVRETAQSFLKEQHEKELTLAKSSSASSPPSSKNT; encoded by the exons ATGGAGACCCCAAAAACACAGCAACAGTACATCAACGACTTGTCAATTTCTA GAATCAGAGAGAAACAAAGACAGGAATTAGAGAATCTAACACTATCAACACAGCCTATAAAGACCCTGACATATTTTGTATTGGCTATAGTTCAATGTCTCCAGAGATTGTTTGCAAAAAGTGGTTGGCTTTTGCTTCTGATAAGTGCCTTTATAGGAAGTATTGGGATTCTTGTCATCACCACTGGTAGCCCTTATCAAGAG CATGTCCATGAAGTTGTTAATTATCTTCGATTTGGACTCTGGTGGTTGGCACTTGGTGTAGCATCATCAATTGGTCTAG GATCTGGTCTGCATACATTTGTTCTGTATTTAGGCCCACATATTGCTCTATTTACAATTAAAGCTGTACAATGTGGTCGAGTTGATATAAAAAGTTCTGTATATGATACGATTCAACTATACAGCGGTCCTTCATGGCTGGACAGAAACTGCGCTGCATTTGGACCTCCAATGTATTCATCATTAGAAGGCTCGAGAATTCCACTGACCAGCATTTTGCCTCAGATTCAACTTGAGGCTGTTTTGTGGGGGATCGGGACTGCACTTGGGGAGCTTCCTCCATATTTCATATCAAGAGCTG CTAGCATGTCAGGTAGCAAGCTGGAAGTCATGAAAGAATTCGAGTCTTTTTCAGCAGAAGATCATAACACAGTCATGGCCACTCACATGAAACAGATTAAAAACTGGCTCCTTTCACATTCACAGTATCTGAActtcttctcaattttagtcCTTGCTTCG GTGCCAAATCCTCTTTTTGACCTTGCTGGTATCTTGTGTGGGCAATTTGGAGTTCCATTTTGGAAGTTCTTCCTTGCGACATTGATAGGAAAGGCAATCATCAAAACACACATTCAG ACAGCTTTCATCATCTCAGTATGCAACCATCAACTCCTTGACTTAATAGAAAATGAGCTGATTCGATTGCTCAGCTTTGTTCCTGGACTTGCCACGGCCCTGCCAAAACTTATTGCAAAACTACAAATTATTAGAAACAAGTATATGGCACCAACACCTCCAGTCTCAAACGTTGAG gtGAAGAAATGGGACTTCTCATTTGCTTCGATATGGAACACTGTCATATGGCTCATGCTCATCAGCTTCTTCTTCAAGATTGTGAGAGAGACTGCCCAGAGCTTTCTGAAGGAACAGCACGAAAAAGAGCTGACATTGGCCAAATCCTCTTCTGCATCAAGCCCTCCCTCATCCAAAAACACTTGA
- the LOC133669857 gene encoding protein EMBRYO DEFECTIVE 514-like, whose protein sequence is MEEEQFVRLKKMKKQEEPPNLNVNKFEHMVLVELLMQDHLEPEKKIGCGIQAFQLRFRPMWKTQCIFLIWDDEFVDDFSFWKCTDNILPLPEDMRINSDASLSSGGGKSRKRKGGGVRIGEHNHGRGGKSRN, encoded by the exons ATGGAGGAGGAGCAATTTGTGAGgcttaaaaagatgaaaaaacaggAGGAG CCTCCCAATCTTAATGTCAACAAGTTTGAGCACATGGTTCTAGTGGAGTTGCTTATGCAGGATCATTTGGAGCCTGAAAAAAAGATTGGTTGTGGGATCCAAGCTTTCCAACTCCGTTTTCGTCCAATGTGGAAGACACAGTGCATCTTCCTCATTTGGGATGAtgagtttgttgatgatttcagtTTCTGGAAGTGCACGGATAATATTCTTCCCCTGCCTGAGGACATGAGAATAAACTCTGATGCCAGCCTATCTTCAGGTGGTGGTAAGAGTCGCAAAAGGAAAGGTGGTGGTGTGAGAATAGGTGAACACAACCATGGAAGAGGTGGTAAATCAAGAAACTGA
- the LOC133668897 gene encoding nicotinamide/nicotinic acid mononucleotide adenylyltransferase-like isoform X1, producing MLVCHFHSDIMDPQLPMEKVSFGLNSTEENNKINVVLVATGSFNPPTFMHLRLFELARDALQSEGYHVIAAYMSPVNDAYKKAGLISGEHRLQMCSLACETSDFVMVDQWEVNQSTYQRTLTILQRVESSFTNGMKMSRESLKVMLVCGSDLLQSFSIPGFWNRDHVRTICSNYGVVCIRREGQDIKKIISDDEILNENKGNIKVTDDLVPNQISSTRVRECISRGLSIKYLTADGVIDYIREKGLYLN from the coding sequence ATGCTTGTTTGCCACTTTCATTCAGATATCATGGATCCTCAATTGCCAATGGAAAAGGTATCTTTTGGCCTAAATTCTACTGAGGAAAATAACAAGATAAATGTAGTTCTAGTGGCAACTGGCAGTTTCAATCCTCCAACTTTTATGCACCTGCGATTGTTTGAGCTGGCAAGGGATGCATTGCAATCAGAGGGATACCATGTCATTGCAGCCTACATGTCCCCTGTCAATGATGCATACAAGAAAGCAGGCCTCATTTCTGGGGAACATAGGTTGCAGATGTGCAGCTTAGCCTGTGAAACTTCTGATTTTGTAATGGTTGATCAATGGGAGGTAAACCAAAGCACTTACCAACGTACTTTGACTATTTTGCAAAGAGTCGAGAGTTCATTTACTAATGGTATGAAAATGTCCAGAGAATCCCTTAAAGTCATGCTTGTTTGTGGTTCTGATTTACTCCAGTCCTTTAGTATTCCCGGGTTTTGGAACCGTGATCATGTAAGAACCATATGCAGCAACTATGGTGTGGTTTGCATACGCAGAGAAGGACAAGATATTAAGAAGATTATATCTGATGAtgaaattttgaatgaaaacaaGGGTAATATCAAAGTTACAGATGATCTTGTACCAAACCAGATCAGTTCAACGCGAGTAAGGGAATGCATTTCAAGAGGGTTGTCCATAAAGTACTTAACTGCAGATGGAGTGATTGATTACATTAGAGAAAAAGGTTTGTACCTGAACTAA
- the LOC133668897 gene encoding nicotinamide/nicotinic acid mononucleotide adenylyltransferase-like isoform X2 codes for MDPQLPMEKVSFGLNSTEENNKINVVLVATGSFNPPTFMHLRLFELARDALQSEGYHVIAAYMSPVNDAYKKAGLISGEHRLQMCSLACETSDFVMVDQWEVNQSTYQRTLTILQRVESSFTNGMKMSRESLKVMLVCGSDLLQSFSIPGFWNRDHVRTICSNYGVVCIRREGQDIKKIISDDEILNENKGNIKVTDDLVPNQISSTRVRECISRGLSIKYLTADGVIDYIREKGLYLN; via the coding sequence ATGGATCCTCAATTGCCAATGGAAAAGGTATCTTTTGGCCTAAATTCTACTGAGGAAAATAACAAGATAAATGTAGTTCTAGTGGCAACTGGCAGTTTCAATCCTCCAACTTTTATGCACCTGCGATTGTTTGAGCTGGCAAGGGATGCATTGCAATCAGAGGGATACCATGTCATTGCAGCCTACATGTCCCCTGTCAATGATGCATACAAGAAAGCAGGCCTCATTTCTGGGGAACATAGGTTGCAGATGTGCAGCTTAGCCTGTGAAACTTCTGATTTTGTAATGGTTGATCAATGGGAGGTAAACCAAAGCACTTACCAACGTACTTTGACTATTTTGCAAAGAGTCGAGAGTTCATTTACTAATGGTATGAAAATGTCCAGAGAATCCCTTAAAGTCATGCTTGTTTGTGGTTCTGATTTACTCCAGTCCTTTAGTATTCCCGGGTTTTGGAACCGTGATCATGTAAGAACCATATGCAGCAACTATGGTGTGGTTTGCATACGCAGAGAAGGACAAGATATTAAGAAGATTATATCTGATGAtgaaattttgaatgaaaacaaGGGTAATATCAAAGTTACAGATGATCTTGTACCAAACCAGATCAGTTCAACGCGAGTAAGGGAATGCATTTCAAGAGGGTTGTCCATAAAGTACTTAACTGCAGATGGAGTGATTGATTACATTAGAGAAAAAGGTTTGTACCTGAACTAA
- the LOC133670089 gene encoding probable linoleate 9S-lipoxygenase 5 has product MFQNIIDAITGNSDGSKKLKCGDGECKKIKGTVVLMKKNVLGFNDFHASVLDRVHELLGQRVSLQLISAVNSDRSENDLKGKLGEPAYLEEWFPTITPLTAGEAAFKVTFDWDEEIGVPGAFLIRNNHLSEFYLKTVTLEGVPDHGRVHFVCNSWIYPAKRYNKDRVFFTNQTFLPHETPAPLRKYREEELVHLRGNGEGELKEWDRVYDYAYYNDLGDPDKGPKYVRPVLGGSSEYPYPRRGRTGRAATESDPNTESRLPLLMSLNIYVPRDERFGHLKMADFLAYALKSIAQFVKPELEALCDSTPNEFDSFDDVLKLYEGGFELPEGPLLDNLRKNIPLEMLKEIFRTDGENLFKFPKPQVIQDNHSAWRTDEEFGREMLAGVNPVIIRRLEKFPPKSKLNSKQYGDQNSSITEKHIKDNLDGLTIDEAIKNNRMFILDHHDELMPYLRRINTTTTKTYASRTLLFLKDDGTLKPLVIELSLPHDKGDEFGAISKVYTPAEDGVEGTIWQLAKAYVGVNDSGYHQLISHFLNTHAVSEPFVIATNRQLSVLHPIYKLLEPHFRDTMNINALARQTLINAGGILESTVYPAKYAMEMSSVIYKSWNFTEQALPEDLKKRGVAVEDPKAPHGVRLLIKDYPYAVDGLEIWFAIKEWVKDYCFFYYKDDDMIQKDSELQSWWKEAREEGHGDLKDAPWWPKMKTREELIDSCTIIIWVASALHAAVNFGQYPYAGYLPNRPTISRRFMPEEGSPDYEELKSDPEKAFLKTITAQLQTLLGISLIEILSRHSSDEVYLGQRDTPEWTADKEPLEAFEKFGKKLAVIEDRMFDMNKDVNLKNRVGSVKVPYTLLVPTSEGGLTGRGIPNSVSI; this is encoded by the exons atgtttcAAAACATTATCGATGCCATTACTGGTAACAGTGATGGGAGTAAAAAGTTGAAGTGTGGTGATGGTGagtgcaagaaaatcaaagggaCTGTAGTGTTGATGAAGAAGAATGTTTTGGGTTTCAATGATTTCCACGCATCAGTTCTTGATCGTGTTCATGAGTTGTTAGGCCAAAGAGTCTCTCTGCAGCTCATTAGCGCTGTTAACAGTGACCGTTCTG AGAATGATTTGAAAGGGAAGCTAGGAGAGCCAGCATATTTGGAAGAATGGTTTCCTACAATCACTCCCTTAACCGCAGGCGAGGCGGCATTCAAAGTTACATTTGATTGGGACGAGGAGATTGGAGTTCCAGGGGCATTCCTGATAAGAAATAATCATCTCAGTGAATTCTACCTCAAGACTGTCACACTTGAAGGTGTTCCTGACCATGGCCGAGTCCACTTTGTCTGCAACTCATGGATTTATCCAGCAAAACGTTACAATAAAGATCGTGTTTTCTTCACTAACCAG ACATTTCTGCCACACGAGACACCAGCACCGCTACGTAAATACAGGGAAGAAGAACTGGTTCATTTGAGAGGAAATGGAGAAGGAGAGCTTAAGGAATGGGACCGCGTCTACGACTATGCTTACTACAATGATTTGGGAGATCCTGACAAGGGGCCAAAGTATGTCCGCCCTGTTCTTGGAGGGTCTTCTGAGTATCCTTATCCCCGTAGGGGCAGAACAGGCCGAGCAGCAACAGAGTCAG ATCCCAACACAGAGAGCAGGCTGCCACTTCTGATGAGCCTAAACATTTATGTTCCAAGAGATGAACGATTCGGTCACCTGAAGATGGCAGACTTCCTTGCTTATGCACTGAAATCTATAGCTCAATTTGTCAAGCCTGAACTGGAAGCATTATGTGACAGCACCCCTAATGAGTTTGACTCCTTTGATGATGTATTGAAACTCTATGAGGGAGGCTTTGAGCTTCCTGAAGGTCCCCTTCTAGATAATCTTAGGAAAAACATTCCCTTGGAGATGCTTAAGGAAATTTTTAGAACTGATGGTGAAAACCTCTTCAAATTTCCGAAGCCTCAAGTGATTCAAG ATAATCATTCTGCCTGGAGGACTGATGAAGAATTTGGCAGAGAAATGCTGGCAGGAGTAAACCCAGTTATCATTCGTCGTCTTGAG AAATTCCCTCCCAAAAGCAAGCTAAACAGCAAGCAATATGGTGATCAAAACAGCTCAATAACAGAGAAGCACATCAAGGACAATCTGGATGGACTGACCATAGATGAG GCAATCAAGAACAACAGGATGTTCATCTTAGATCATCATGATGAATTGATGCCATACCTGAGGAGGATAAACACTACTACCACAAAGACTTATGCTTCAAGGACATTGCTTTTCTTGAAAGATGATGGAACTTTGAAGCCACTTGTAATTGAGTTAAGCTTGCCTCATGACAAGGGAGATGAATTTGGAGCCATTAGCAAAGTCTATACCCCAGCTGAAGATGGTGTTGAAGGTACCATTTGGCAGCTGGCTAAAGCTTATGTGGGTGTAAACGACTCTGGTTACCATCAGCTTATTAGCCATTTTTTGAACACTCATGCTGTAAGTGAACCATTTGTGATTGCAACAAATAGGCAACTCAGTGTGCTTCACCCGATCTATAAACTCTTGGAACCTCACTTCCGCGACACAATGAACATAAATGCGCTAGCTAGGCAGACACTAATTAATGCTGGTGGAATCCTGGAATCAACAGTTTATCCTGCAAAGTATGCCATGGAAATGTCATCGGTAATTTATAAGAGCTGGAATTTCACTGAGCAAGCACTTCCTGAAGATCTGAAGAAGAG AGGAGTGGCAGTTGAGGATCCAAAGGCACCACACGGTGTTCGCCTGCTGATAAAAGATTACCCATATGCAGTTGATGGGCTAGAGATATGGTTTGCAATCAAAGAATGGGTGAAAGACTACTGCTTTTTCTACTACAAGGATGATGACATGATTCAAAAAGATTCTGAACTACAATCATGGTGGAAGGAAGCGAGAGAGGAAGGGCATGGTGACCTGAAAGATGCACCCTGGTGGCCAAAGATGAAGACTCGTGAAGAGCTAATAGATTCATGTACCATAATCATATGGGTGGCATCTGCTCTCCATGCAGCTGTCAATTTTGGTCAGTACCCTTATGCAGGATACCTTCCCAATCGTCCAACCATAAGCCGTAGGTTCATGCCTGAAGAAGGCTCTCCTGATTATGAGGAGCTAAAGTCGGACCCTGAAAAGGCTTTCTTGAAAACAATCACTGCCCAGTTGCAAACACTTCTTGGAATTTCCCTCATTGAAATTCTGTCAAGGCATTCCTCAGATGAGGTGTATCTTGGGCAGCGAGACACTCCTGAATGGACAGCAGACAAAGAGCCATTAGAGGCGTTTGAGAAATTTGGAAAGAAACTGGCAGTTATCGAGGACAGGATGTTCGATATGAACAAAGATGTGAACCTGAAGAATCGTGTTGGCTCAGTCAAGGTGCCATACACTCTGTTGGTTCCTACCAGTGAAGGTGGACTCACTGGAAGGGGAATTCCTAACAGCGTTTCAATCTAA